CTTAATGCCTAAACGCCAGCCAAAACACAGACGACATTTATTCGCGCTGGAACAGAGGATTTAATACAATCATTCATTCCCCCACACCTTCGTCGTGCCTGTGGTCTTTAAAGAGTCAGGCAGGCGGCCCCACTGGTCCGGGCCAAAGCCGCTGATGAGTAGAGCAGCTTTACAGCCGATACATGAGCTCGAAGTCCCTCTGCTGGAATTCCAGCGAGACCTCGTAGGCGTGTTCCTCTGACGCGCTCGCGCTCCCCGGGTACCACGTGATCTCACAGTCGCGGTCCTCTGACGTGTACGCGCTCACAGGAGAGCGCGCGTCCTCGGAGGCGCGGTCCACGGCGTGAGGGGAGTCTCTCCTGTGGAAAACCAAGCGAGAGTCCGTCTCTTCGAGGAATTCCGCCGGAAACGGCAACTCCCCATTGCTCAGCATGTCTTGATAAGCGATATTTATCAAGTACTGCGTCGTGTTCTCGGGAGCCCGGATACCGGAAAAGGCGCTTCTTCTGCCTAGCTCGGCCTTCCGGTAACAGCTGACGAAGCGCTCCGGTCTCGCGTCGGCTCTCTGGTACTTCCGAACTGCGGCTTTCACCATGTTGGCTTTCAGCTGCCTCCGTCTCTTCGCGGTGTCGGTGGGATACTTCCTGAAGCTCCACATCGTTTGCTTCGCTCTTCGAAAATAGTGGCGACTCATTCCTTCCAAAATTCGACTTGGCTCCATACACATCACCACGAAACTGTACAAATTGTCTTTTCGAGACTTCACTGATATGTGCTCGACTGCCGGAGAGCTGTAGCTGGCTATTACCTGTTAATCCTAATATCAAAGTAGTCTAGCAAAAGACAACACACCCACTCCCTTCAACGGCTGAGTGCAATATGGTCCCACAGACGCTCGAGCAACGTAGTCTTGGGAGGTGGGCGGGCCTTTGTGACGCATTAAAGGCAGTAAACCTATCAGTTTAAAGCAGGGCAAGTCGCCTTGATAAGTTGTTTGAATTGTATAGTTTGTCGGAATACGGATGTAAACTTTGACATGAAAGGGagtgaaagaacaaaaaaaaaaaaaaggtacttcCTTGTTTCTATGGCGGAGAGAGAATAAATACTCCTTGATTAAAAAACGTGAGACAAACGTAGTCTTCGGGCAGATCGTGTTTTTGAGTGACGTGTCACGATAGACGGAGTAAAACTACCTATCAGTTAAGGCAATTGAACAGATGACCCGGATACACTTGCGAAGGTTACGCCCTCTTCCTGATTTCGTAAGCGGTGTTTGACAGCGCTGTACGTGTGATCGTTCGTGTTTATGATGGAGAAAGTACGGTTCAAAACATCCACAGTTtaacagtttcacacacacctcctagatgaatttcagaaatataatttttgtattattttcccTCTATCATACCTATCTACTTAATAATTTGAATGAATTTGCTTATTTGTTCCCTTATTAACCTATTTTTCTACTCGTTTTACTTACTAGCTAATGTTTGATAGCTTATGTATGTGTATGCCACAGTAtggtgtacatttatttagtccCTTCCTTCGGCTGTGTCTCTAAGGCAGCATTTTGTGTTGACAGTTCATAAATACGGTGTATAGGCCAAAAGTGCAGATATGAGAAACTCTCAAAGTGTTGCTCAGTCTTCTTTTGACATGTTCCTGTGCTGTTCTTCCTACAGCAATACTAAAAGAATGGGTTTGTGAAGGAAGATGAGATCTGATCAGGCtgcaaagaaaagggaaacctGAAGaacaagtaaatttacatttattcacttagcaggtacttttctctaaagcgacttaaaatggacattatgtagtgttatcagcccacacaccttatttgccAAGGTGactttacactgggtcactcatccatacatcagtgaaacacactctctctgtgacactcacacactatggaggaagctggacaacatgtctttggactgtgggaggaaccccacacagagaatgtgcaaaccccacacagactgagcagggatcaaacccacactctcttgcaccacccagacgctgtgagacagcagcgctacttgctgtgccaccccaagtACAAGGTAATGTTTTATTTCGCTTTGGATCTCTGTACTAGTGTCACTGTTGTTATTGCCATCACTCTGAACTCTTTGTCCACTTTGAGCTCAGGAGCTGAAATACGGCCAGGCTGGCAGGGCTCTCAAGAGATCACTTCGACACCATTGTAGGGTTTCACCTTATGAATGATCCTAGGGGACACAGCGGCAGCGCCCGctgttttacatttccttttgtAGGCCTTTGGAATATTCCCAGTGACTCATCTTATAACAAAGTTGTTAATCCACTCATGTTCTGAGGATGGTCATTGAAACATCTTTATTTAAAGGCGATATTTCCATATAAACATTATAATGTATGGAAGCCCATACCATACCCCACCACCAAATCatacaataattttaatgtattcaaTTTATTGTGCTTGCTTAAAAATTGCATTGTAATATACCAGATATTGcgatttattaaaatattctgaatatatactgtatttttattttacagattttacaATTGTTGCTTGTTTATATATGCTTCTTTTTGGATTGTGTACTTAAGTTTCATCAGTAAATTTCAGCTCCAGTTTTATACTTTTTGTGATACAGGTTTAAAATTAATTGGTAAATTGTCtgtgagaataaaaatatttatgagaCAATGTTATCTTTAGAGTCATGGCAGAGAAATTTTAagccaaaacaataaaaaaataaaaatgttaaaaaccgATTGCTTGGTTTCTTTCCTTGCTGTTTTCTGAGGAAGGAGAGAATTAGCAATTTTTCTGGTAAAGAAAAAACTATGTGTGTTGTCATTTGTTGAGCTGGCAGTatagttggtgtgtgtgtgtgtgtgtgtgtgtgtgtgtgtgtgtgtgtgtgtgtgttgtaaatgtTTCCAGTCTGTGTGCGAGTTTTTAGACAAGCCCTCCAATGGGCACTCGAGGCAGGCAGATGTAAGCCTGTGGGGTCTTGCTCAGATTGATGGGGTTACCATCCAACCGAATATCCTCCAGCCCTCTCCGGATGTAGTTCATATCCTTCAGGTTGCAGAATGTGTCCTCATGCATCATCTGGATATTGTTATTCTGGGGGATGAGAGTGACATTAACATGAGAGTATTGTTGTACAGACACTACAGACAATCTAGGGCCGCACATGTTCGGACGTTACagcatttctgttcatttttggtTCAAAACTTCTATTAATATCTATATCATGAGTCGAAACTGAACAGAAAGCTTTTGGTGGATACAACCACCATCAAAGTAGTGTATCACAAACTTAACGCCACCAAGAGAATGAAACAGTATCAGTGAAAAGATTCGAAAAGCATCATGCTCTCAGTACCACCTCTACCTCGTTGAATAGGTGTTTGACACTGCAGTACCTGAAACAGTATCATTTTGATGTCACCACAAGGTGGCAGTAGGGGGACTCTGCAGAGGCCACTGGGAACTGGCACCAGATGGCAGCACTAGGACAGGTGTGGCATACCTGCAGGTGGAGACTGCACAGGCTTTCAGGCAAGGGCAGGGGGATGTAGCCAATGTTGTTGTCAGTCAGGTAGAGGTACAGAAGACCGTTCATATCCTAGGCAACGGGCAAAGTACAGGATAACCGTTTTATTTCCTCCAAAGTCAACCGATGCAGGGCAGCAGCCCTCTTTTGAGACCATGATGCTCGCCGTGGACCGGGGCTGTAATGCTCACCTTGAAAGCCTCCTTATGAATGCCGTTGCTACCCAGTTTGTTGTGGCTGGCATCAatgagggtcatggtggcaggCAGAGCGGGAAGCTGTGATACCAGGTTCTCTCGCAGCACCAGCTCCTCCAGGTCAGCGAGACCGACAAACGCATCCTCATCAATCCGCGAGATCTTGTTGTGGGTCACGTCGATCCTCTTCAGCTTGTCTGCAGTGGCACAAAGCGTAACATTTTCTTGGCAGCTGTTTACTATTTTGATTCAATAAAATCTAGGCATGGTGATTGTTCTTACGTATTTAGGAAGAAAATTTAGCACCATCCACAAGATATGTGTTGGGTGAACTTATTGCCACTAGAAACATTTTGTCACCCTTTTTCCTcctgatgtatttatttgtatctTCATATGTGTTCTGTCACTATCCTCATTCTGAGTCTCTGTGGATGTGACCCCATTCTGTTCTCTTCCTTTCTtcatggaaaataaatgtttgaaaaaatgtattagcTCCTGAAACACATTAGGAATGTGTGTTTAGAGGGACACTTGTAGACATACTCAAGTGCATGAAGTCAGACTTGTTTATCTTGGAGATCTTGTTGTATCGTGCATAGAAGTGGGTGGTGTCCCTGGGCAGCGGAGGTACGCTCTCCAGCTTCAAGTCGTCACAGTAGACGGACCCCCCCAGGCAGGTGCACAGCAGACAGGTGGGCCGGTCTGGAACTTGGGGTGGACAGTTACAGCTGCGGTAACTGCGTATGGTAAACATGCAATCAAGTTTCTAACTACTGTGCACTGATTCAGGTGAGATGCTGAGTAACCAGGTGAAACAGTAAAGGCGACAATAAAACCAGTAATGCTTCTAACCTCCTGAGCCATCAGGCCCCAGGGGCACCCCAGAGCCCCCAGAAGTATGTAATGTTGGTAGAGGTCCAAGAGGCAgctcatcctcttcttcctccaggGAGGCGGCAGGAGCATGGAAGCTGTCCACGAGAGGGGCTAGTGTGCCAATCTCAATCTGCAGTCAAGAGAACCGTACAGTGATGCTTTTATTCAGCTCTTGCTCCTGTCTGACAGCAGGGTGCAGGGCGAGGGATGTTTTTCATCCATCTGAGAACCTGACTGTGATTACTTTCACAAACTGAggaaaaatacagtttctaGTTAATGTGATTTTGCAGGTGATCTTCAAAATCACCATAAAGTGTGTGTTGTTGCAGTGTGAGGATCAACCAGAAGGGCGACGCTAAGTGCATCTACTCTTAAAGCAGCGTGTGGAGAATTCCTCCTGCAGTACCAGCTGCGACCATGCGGCGTCACCAGAAACACGCAGAGACTCCCTGCCAACGCCTGTGAAAGGAATCTCTTTTCCAGGAATGGTCCATGTGGAACCAAGACGCTCATGGTAGCCGTGCGCTTGGTCTTTCAGTCTGCTCTGAGCGCAAACACCAGCCAGAGGACTTTGTGGCTGTCTCCCTATCTGTGACAGAGCATTGCCTGTGCAAATAACGTGATAAATCAAGGGACTGCATTTAACTCCAGTTTTTAAAAGTGTACTGATTTTCAGACACCAAAAATTTAGAAAGAATTTAATGCACGAATGTGGATAAATGGAGCAGCAACGTGGAAGGTCGGGACTCTGAAAGCTTAGTGAGATGATGGGGTGGGGCTTTCAGTAGTCGCAGTTAAAGGAATCCTGGGCCACAGAGTTAAATCCCCATGTCAGCACGGCCCACAAActgtttacattaacatttattcattgagcagacgcctttctccaaagtggcatacatgtctgagaacaatacaaaaagcgTATTACACCAGCAAACAGTTCACtgaagggagggggggtgtaCAGTTCCAGAGCTAAGACTTTCTAGTTCTTGCCAAGTGCACTAAAGGAATGTCTGAGACAggcatgtgtgtgttcatatgtgaATATGTGTGCTTTAGTTTTGAGACTTATGGGGAGACTCCGTCTCACAGAatttggtttacatttatttatttagcagacacttttctccaaatcagggggcgcggtggtgcagtgggttggaccgggtcctgctctccggcgggtctggggtttgaatctcgcttggggtgccttgcgacggactggcgtcccgtcctgggtgtgtcccctcccccgccagccttacgccctgtgttgccgggttaggctccggttccccgcaaccccgtatgggacaagtggttcagaaaaaaattttctccaaagcgacttccaatgaactctatgtagtgttatcagcccacatacctttttcaccacagtgacttacactgctagatacactacttacactgggtcactcatccatacatcagtggaacacactctctctgtgacactcacacagtatgggggaaccagaacagcatgtctttggactatgggaggaaaccagagcatccggaggaaactcacgcagacacagggagaaaacgCAAAGTCCACatagactgagaggggatcaaacccatatcctcttgcaccacccaggcactgtgagacagcagcgctcctcactgtgctgccatgccGCCACCATTTACGTGATGAGTCAAAAAGACCACAGTGACCAAAGTAGCATATAGACCCAGATCCATGTAAGACTCTACAGCAAGAGGGTAGAGAGGTGGTGAAACTCGGCTAAGAGGAGGGGAGGACCCTGTAAGATTCCGTCAGAGATTGTCGGTCTCTGTCCTCTGTTAGTGAATGGACAGCAATCCTGACGAAGTAATGTCATCTTCACTGAATACAGTGTTCCAGGCACAGTTCAAGAGAACCTTGGACCTGTGGAGAACCTCGTTTTCTTCATGGACCTGAAGATAACACAGATGGGGCATTTTTCTCACCTTGAAGGTCCTATACACAAACTGTCATGGGGTACCCTGAGAGAGTATTTCCCGAATtctttacattttgaggtgCAGGACCATCAAGGTGTCACATTCCCACGGATCTTCAGGAATCGATGGTCCGTTTCTCAAAAATATGATGGCAGTAGGATGAGCATACTTGAACAGAGAATCCATGGAATTATAGCCATCATTGCACTTCCATGGCTTTTTTGAAACGGACCCTGTAGCTTCTAGTTTATTGAATCACCATATGATCTGGAAAATATGGGTTTTCCATCGGAGGACTTGTGCACGTGTGCTTTTAGTTTATGGAGGTCTTACattagtaaaataaaattaataaatttgtgtTAACAGTCCAGTGTCACTGACAAATTGAGTCATTCAAAGTCCATGCAAAGTTTCCAAATAAAAGTAACTAAAAGTGCAGCCATGAAGGACCTATGTCTGGTCACTCCTTGGTCCCTTCAAGCCCCCAGCATGTCACAAGTCTCTATTGTGCTGTTTGAGGCAGGCTGTAGATATCCTTGAGATGCAGATGCACACGTGTGATGACCAGGATCAACAAATCATACTGACCAACCATAATGATATAGGTATGCATGTAAAGTATCTTTAAAACTTCTGAAACAGAGAACAATTATTAAGAGCAGTTCAACACATGGTTGCGGCCTGATAAGGGATTACCTGAGGTTCATCGATGGTGGGTCCcacatcataataataaacatcCTCCAGGAGGACTGAATCAGCGCCCGGGTCATAGGCGTTGTCGTAGGCGTCGAGTTCCAGCTGCCTGGGATGTCTGGAGGGAAACCCAACCACCGCTTTCAAGATGAAGAGCAAACACACGACGCGAGTCCACATCTTCATCGTCCACCCTGGAATGCGGGAAAGATCTCTGTGAGGGATGTACCATGTGTTTCATGACCTTTCCTGGACGCTTTTCCTCAGTGTTATTTGGGTTTGAAATCATATTAAATAGTCATTTAATTCCGAGGGTTGGTAGATCCAAACTAACAactcttttttcagtttttcaaggTGACATAACATAGTGTTGGGTAACTGAAGCAGACCCTCAATTTGCTCTCTGCTTGCCCAGGTGAGGGTCTCTTAGCTGAATGGTGAGCTCAGACAGTTGGCAGAGCAGATgcagtgtgagatgtacgtaGTGTGACGCTCCAGCACTCTGAATGAATACACTCTAAAATGGCAACTGTGACATTTGTAATGACGGTTTGAAGTTTTGTTTGTGAAGGAAACCTTggtgcaacccccccccccccaccggagGGTCTTGGAGATAAAGGGCTGATCCGTCTGCATTCTCCCCAGGGTCTCACGATCTGTCCTGTAGCAGTTTACACCAGACTTTTGGCGATgctcacattttatttcaaacctGTCCCTAAGGCTGAAAAGGTCAGAGTTTATCTGGAAGTTTCTGGGTTGGAAATGCAAACACATTCCAAATCAAGccttagatttttttccttttacctcTGCAAATGATAATCCCAGTAGAACATGTTTGGGCCAGATACCACGTGACCTACCAAAGCATCTCCTCCAGACTTTTAGACAGTGAGTTAGAGTCAGGCAGGAGGGAGGCAGGTATGAGCAACTCCAGCACATGCATGGTCAACAGAGACACCAGGGAGAGAGACATGAGTCTGCGGTCTCCACAGACACTCAGGATAGCGGGGCTCACCCAGGGAAGATAGTGCCTTTGTTTCTTTTGAGAGGACTAGACTATGCTACATGTATGGATGCCTTCCACATTCTTGGAGACCATGACTTTTGCGATACTGCTGTATATAAAAGAGGCTAAAGTGAACAGTTTCGTCACTATGCATGAACGCTGTGAAGGCTATCAGGGTACTGTGTCCTAATAATGCATTGTAGAGGTTCAGGACAAATGGCAAAAGCCATCCATGTATTTTAAAGAAGTGGTCCTACTGCCATTGTGCCATTGTGTCCAAATCTGTGGTTGCTGCCCTTGGAGGAGATACAGGGGCACCGAGCTCTAATGTCTTTCAGTGACTTAGGATGGAATGGACGGGCACCTTCGTGCTCTACCTTTCCAGTGTAAACAATATCTATATCAATGTGCACTTGTAGCAGGGCTCTT
Above is a genomic segment from Scleropages formosus chromosome 2, fSclFor1.1, whole genome shotgun sequence containing:
- the epyc gene encoding epiphycan, encoding MHVLELLIPASLLPDSNSLSKSLEEMLWTDRETLGRMQTDQPFISKTLRHPRQLELDAYDNAYDPGADSVLLEDVYYYDVGPTIDEPQIEIGTLAPLVDSFHAPAASLEEEEDELPLGPLPTLHTSGGSGVPLGPDGSGDRPTCLLCTCLGGSVYCDDLKLESVPPLPRDTTHFYARYNKISKINKSDFMHLNKLKRIDVTHNKISRIDEDAFVGLADLEELVLRENLVSQLPALPATMTLIDASHNKLGSNGIHKEAFKDMNGLLYLYLTDNNIGYIPLPLPESLCSLHLQNNNIQMMHEDTFCNLKDMNYIRRGLEDIRLDGNPINLSKTPQAYICLPRVPIGGLV